GATGAGCTTTCAGAAATGGTCGCTAATAAGGAATTGAAAAACATTCCTGTAGTCATTAAAGCGGATACGCAAGGAAGCTTAGAAGCCATTAAAAACAGCTTGTTAGAGCTTAATAACGAAGAAGTGGCGATTCAAGTGATCCATTCAGGGGTGGGGGGTATTACTGAGAATGATTTGAGCCTAGTCTCTAGCAGTGAGCATGCCGTGATTTTAGGCTTTAATATCCGCCCCACTGGTAATGTGAAAAATAAGGCTAAAGAATACAATGTGAGCATTAAAACTTACACGGTGATTTATGCCTTGATTGAAGAAATGCGATCGCTGTTATTAGGCTTGATGAGTCCTATTATTGAAGAAGAGCATACCGGGCAAGCGGAAGTGAGAGAAACCTTTAATATCCCTAAAGTAGGCACGATAGCCGGGTGTGTGGTGAGCGATGGGGTGATCGCTCGTGGCATTAAGGCGCGTTTGATTAGAGATGGCGTGGTGGTTCATACCGGCGAAATCCTTTCTTTGAAACGCTTTAAAGACGATGTGAAAGAAGTTTCTAAGGGCTATGAGTGCGGGATCATGCTAGAAAATTATAATGAGATTAAAGTGGGCGATGTGTTTGAAACCTATAAAGAAATCCATAAAAAAAGAACCCTCTAATGAACGCTCATAAAGAACGCTTAGAATCCAATCTTTTAGAATTACTGCAAGAGGCTTTAGCGAGTTTGAATGACAGCGAGTTGAATTCTTTAAGCGTTACTAAAGTGGAATGCTCTAAAGGGAAGCACCACGCTTTGGTGTTTGTGCTTTCATCAGATCATAAAATCCTTTCCAAATTAAAAAAAGCTGAGGGTTTGATCAGGCAATTTGTTTTGCAAGCGAGCGGGTGGTTTAAATGCCCAAAACTCAGTTTTGTTTCAGACAATAGCTTAGAAAAGCAGCTCCGATTAGACGCCATATTTAATGAAATCGCTAAAGGGAAAGGTAATGACTAAAAAAATAGAAGAGAAAATAGAGGGCGTGATTGAAAGCTTGGGTTATTTGCTTTATGATGTGAGTTTGGTTAAAGAAAATGAGCAGCATGTTTTAAGGGTGAGCCTTAAAAACCTTAATGGAGCGGTTAGTTTGGACATTTGCCAACAAGTGAGCGAGATCATTTCGCCCTTATTAGATGTGTGCGATTTTATTCAAGACGCTTATATTTTAGAAGTGAGCTCCATGGGGTTAGAAAGAACGCTTAAAAACCCCAAACATTTCAAGCTTTCTTTAGGCGAAAAAGTGGAAGTCAAACTCATCAATAAAGAAAGCTTTCAAGCTATTCTTAAAGACGCTAACGATTTGAGTGCGGATTTTGAATTAGAGAATCACGCTATCAAAAGCGTGGAATATAAAGATTTAAAGAAAGTTAAAACGCTTTTTGAGTGGTGAAATAATGCGAAGCGGTAGCGTTCCTACACTTTATGAGAAATTACCGCTTGATTGAAATTGGACTCTCATTATTTGGCTAAAAAACGCCAAAAAGCATTTTTTAGATTTCACTCTTCCATTTGAACGATACTCATTATTTCTTTAACCACATTCACATCTTCTAGCGTGCTTAAATCTTGAGTGATTGGCTCTTTTTTGGCGATAGATTTCAAAAGCCTTCTCATGATTTTCCCGCTCCTGGTTTTAGGCAAACCTGGCACATACATGACATTGTCTAATTTCGCGATCTTTCCAATTTCAACGGATAAGATATGATTCATTTCTTTTAACAATTCTAAACTCTCGCCAAGATTGCATTTAGCCCCATCGCACAGCACTACAAATGCAAACAAGCCCTCTCCTTTAATCGTATCAGGGATACCCACTACCGCGCATTCAACCACCATTTCATGTTTAGAAATAGCGCTCTCCACTTCAGCCGTGCCAATCCTATGCCCACTCACATTCACAATATCATCTGTGCGCCCAATAATAGTGATGTATCCGTTTTCATCCACGATAGCGCCATCTCCAGAGAGGTAGACATATTCCCCATTCAACTTGATCTGAGAAAAATAGCTATCAATGTATCGTTTTTCATCGCCCCAAATGTTTCTTACCATAGAAGGCCATGGCTTAGTGATGCATAAAAACCCTTGCTCTCCGGGCTTTGTTTTGGTGCCGTCTTCGTTTAAAACTTCTGCATGAATACCTGGCAAAGGCAAAGTCGCGCAACTGGCCCTTATAGGCGTAGCTCCCGGTAAAGGGCTGATGATATGCCCTCCTGTTTCTGTCTGCCACCAAGTATCCACGATACTGCATTTTGAATTGCCGATTTTTTCATAAAACCATTTCCATGCCGTAGGGTTAATGGGCTCTCCTACCGTTCCTAAAACTTTGAGCGATTCTAAATTATACTTTAAGGGTTCGTTTTCGCCTTTGGCATGCAGCATTCTTATAGCGGTGGGGGAAGTGTAGAATTTATCCACGCGGTATTCTTCTATCATCCTCCACCATCTCCCATAATCCGGATAAGACATCGTGCCTTCTAGTATCAAAGTCGTCGCCCCACAAGCTAAAGGTCCATAAACCACATAAGTGTGCCCTGTGATCCAGCCAATATCAGCGGTGCACCAAAAATTATCGTTATCCCTAATATCAAAAACCCACTCCATCGTCATTTGCGCCCATAACAAATACCCTGCACTGCTGTGTTGAACGCCTTTAGGTTTCCCGGTTGATCCGCTTGTATAGAGCAAGAATAAAGGATCTTCAGAGTCCATCATTTCAGGTTCGCATTTATCGGATTGGTAATGGACCATTTCATTATAGACAAAATCGCGCCCTCTCACATAATCAATCTCTTTGGCGTTTCGTATCACAATGAGCGCTTTTTCCACGCTAGGGCAGGCATTATTTTCTAGAGCCTTGTCAAGGGCTGGCTTGAGCATATAGGGTTTGCCTTTTCTAAAAGTCCCATCCGCTGTGATAACTAATTTGGCTTGAGCGTCGTTGATCCTATCCCTCAAGGCTTCAGGGCTAAACCCAGCAAAAACGATGCTATGGATCGCTCCAATCCTAGCGCATGCGAGCATCATATAAACGCTTTCTACAATCATAGGCATATAGATAATGACTCTATCGCCTTTTTTGACATTGAATTCGTTTTTTAAAAGGTTGGCTGTTTTATTGACTTCAGAGTGGAGTTTTCTGTAAGTGATGACATTATAATCCCCCATTTCCCCTTCAAAAATGATCGCTACTTTATTTTTTTTGTCTTTTAAATGCCTGTCTATGCAATTGTAAGAAACATTGATTTTGCCGTTTTCAAACCATTTGAAAAAAGGGGCGTTATCGCTGTTTAAAACCTTATCAAAAGGTTTAAACCATGTGAGTTTTTGCTTGGCTAACTCGCCCCAAAAATGCTCGTAATCTTCATTGGCTTCATGCACTAAATCCTTATATTCGCACATGTTTTTAATCCTGGCTTGCTTGGCAAACGCTCTGTTAGGGTTAAAGACTTTTTTGGTGAATTCTAAATCTTCGTCTAATTGCATCGCATCTCCTTTTTCATGGTTTTAAGCGCATTTTTTATTATTATATCCAAACTCACACTCTTTTAAAGGGAGGGATACTTTTCTCTTTCTGTGTGGATTGAGACTGATAAAAAAGGAAATAGCACGATGAAACCTAAAGGGTGTATTAGCGTTAATATGCTAATATAGTAGAACATTATGACTACAAAAAGGGTGGTATGCTGATCTCCATAGCGTTTTTATTGGTTTTGTGTCTTTTGAATTATAGTTCTTTTAGGATGTTGAAATCGTTTTTAACCTTAAAGAAAATCTCTCAATACGCTTATTTAGGGTTTTTTATCCTTTTGAGCATAGGCGAGGCGGCTTTTGCTTTTTATAGAAATGCTATGCCTAGCCATTTGTTTGTTTTGACTTCGGCGTGTTCGTTTGTATCTTTTATTGTTTTTATCCTTTCTTTAAGTTTTTACGGGTTTTCCTACTCTATAGAAAAAATAGATTTTTTATATTCAAGGCGTAAAAGTTTAAAAAACTTTTTAAAATTGGGGTTTTATCTGGCGTTATTAGGGTATTTTTGGCGCGGCTTTTATGAAGGGTTGGCCCGCCCTAAAATCAAAGAAACCCCTATTTATTTAGACAAGCTGGATAAAGAATTAAAGATTATTTTACTCACAGACATGCATGTGGGGAGTTTGTTGCAAAAAGATTTTGTTGATTACATTGTAGAAGAAGTCAATCAAAAAGAAGTGGATATGGTGCTGATTGGGGGGGATTTAGTGGATGAAAACATTGAAAAAGTCAAATCTTTTTTACTGCCTTTAAACAACCTTAAAAGCACGCATGGCACTTTTTATGTGCCAGGAAATCATGAGTATTATCATGGCATAGAGCCGATTTTATCGTTTCTTGACACGCTTAATTTGACGATTTTAGGGAATGAGTGCGTGCATTTAGGGGGGATCAATTTGTGCGGTGTGTATGATTATTTCGCAAGGAAGCGTCAAAATTTTGCCCCTGATATTGACAAAGCTTTAAAAAAGCGCGATAGTAGTAAGCCCACGATCCTTTTGGCCCACCAACCCAAACAAATTAGAAGCCTCAAAGAAGGCCACTCTGTAGATTTAGTGCTTTCAGGGCATACCCATGCAGGGCAAATCTTTCCCTTTAGCCTTTTAGTCAAGTTGGCGCAAACCTATTTACATGGTTTATACAAGCACAGCCCCACCACTCAAATCTATGTGAGCAGTGGGGCAGGGTATTGGGGGATTCCTTTAAGGTTTTTAGCCCCTAGCGAGATCGCATACCTTAGGCTTTTACCTAAAAATCAAGCTTAGTTGAACAAAATCTTAAAATCGTAATCAAGCGGTTAAAAAAGGATTAAAACAAGGAGTTAAAAAACAACCGCCAAGACAAAGGGAAAGGAGGGGGAGGTGACCCTTTAATCTTAGCGGTGCCAACCAAACCATAAGGAATGGTTGGATTTGTAATTATACAATAAAATGGTGATTTTTAGTAAATGGTTTTAAAAATTATCCATAAAAACGCTCAAAGGCATTTTTTACAACCAATAATCAAGGGCTTGATTTTAATCAAGCGATAACTTTTATTAATATTTTCTTAAACTAATTTAAAATTATGATATAATCAGTGCTTGAATTACTCTTAAATGCAGGAGTCCATACACCATGCGCGTTCTACTGATTGAAAAAAATTCTGTTTTAGGTGGAGAAATTGAAAAGGGCTTAAATGTTAAAGGCTTTATGGCTGATGTAACAGAGAGTTTAGAGGATGGGGAATACCTTATGGATATTAGGAATTATGACTTAGTTATGGTTAGCGATAAAAACGCTTTAAGTTTTGTTTCTAGAATCAAGGAAAAGCATTCTTCTATTGTTGTTTTAGTTTCTTCTGATAACCCTACAAGCGAAGAAGAAGTCCATGCGTTTGAGCAGGGCGCGGACGATTATATCGCTAAGCCTTACCGCAGCATTAAGGCTTTAGTCGCAAGGATTGAGGCTCGTTTGAGGTTTTGGGGCTCTAATGTGATTGAAATTGGGGATTTGACCATTAGCCCTGATGAAGAAAAGATTATTTACAAGGGGCGTGAAGTTGAAGTGAAAGGGAAGCCTTTTGAAGTGCTTACCCATCTTGCCAGACATAGGGATCAAATCGTCTCCAAAGAACAGCTTTTAGACGCTATTTGGGAAGAGCCTGAAATGGTTACCCCTAATGTGATTGAAGTGGCTATCAATCAAATCCGCCAAAAAATGGATAAACCCTTAGGGATTTCCACGGTTGAAACCGTGAGGCGCAGAGGCTATCGTTTTTGCTACCCCAAACCGGCGTGTGAAGAGTAAACTTCGTAATTTTTTGCTAAAAAATACGATTGGTTGTCGTGGGGTGGAGCGGGTGCGAGATCATTGACAATATTTTAATAACGATAGCAATAATATCATATTATGTTTGGTTGGGTGGTATGATTATTTTATCTGTAGTTGGATTAGTGAGGTATTTTGATTAAAAAACACTCAAATAAATTCATATCAATTCATGGATTTAAATATCCATCAAAATACAAAAATATAAGATTTGGCTCTGTTTTCATTGGATATTGACAAAGTCTTATTTTTGTGGGATTTTTATGGGATACAAGAAAAATACACAAAGAAAACGCTAGCAAGATTTTAAGCTTATGCTGAAATTTTAGTGTAGTGGCGTTGCGAGAACCATAAAACCATGATGACTAATCGTTTCATAGTTGGTTGTCTCGTTTTTAAGATAACCACCCGCTATTACCCCAAACCCTAACATGCTCCAAATACCCGCAACACAAAACAATAAAATAGAGGGATAACTTAAACCACTATTGGCTGTGATTACGGATTAAAAAACCTAAAAATATTAAAAAA
This DNA window, taken from Helicobacter pylori, encodes the following:
- the acs gene encoding acetate--CoA ligase codes for the protein MQLDEDLEFTKKVFNPNRAFAKQARIKNMCEYKDLVHEANEDYEHFWGELAKQKLTWFKPFDKVLNSDNAPFFKWFENGKINVSYNCIDRHLKDKKNKVAIIFEGEMGDYNVITYRKLHSEVNKTANLLKNEFNVKKGDRVIIYMPMIVESVYMMLACARIGAIHSIVFAGFSPEALRDRINDAQAKLVITADGTFRKGKPYMLKPALDKALENNACPSVEKALIVIRNAKEIDYVRGRDFVYNEMVHYQSDKCEPEMMDSEDPLFLLYTSGSTGKPKGVQHSSAGYLLWAQMTMEWVFDIRDNDNFWCTADIGWITGHTYVVYGPLACGATTLILEGTMSYPDYGRWWRMIEEYRVDKFYTSPTAIRMLHAKGENEPLKYNLESLKVLGTVGEPINPTAWKWFYEKIGNSKCSIVDTWWQTETGGHIISPLPGATPIRASCATLPLPGIHAEVLNEDGTKTKPGEQGFLCITKPWPSMVRNIWGDEKRYIDSYFSQIKLNGEYVYLSGDGAIVDENGYITIIGRTDDIVNVSGHRIGTAEVESAISKHEMVVECAVVGIPDTIKGEGLFAFVVLCDGAKCNLGESLELLKEMNHILSVEIGKIAKLDNVMYVPGLPKTRSGKIMRRLLKSIAKKEPITQDLSTLEDVNVVKEIMSIVQMEE
- a CDS encoding metallophosphoesterase gives rise to the protein MLISIAFLLVLCLLNYSSFRMLKSFLTLKKISQYAYLGFFILLSIGEAAFAFYRNAMPSHLFVLTSACSFVSFIVFILSLSFYGFSYSIEKIDFLYSRRKSLKNFLKLGFYLALLGYFWRGFYEGLARPKIKETPIYLDKLDKELKIILLTDMHVGSLLQKDFVDYIVEEVNQKEVDMVLIGGDLVDENIEKVKSFLLPLNNLKSTHGTFYVPGNHEYYHGIEPILSFLDTLNLTILGNECVHLGGINLCGVYDYFARKRQNFAPDIDKALKKRDSSKPTILLAHQPKQIRSLKEGHSVDLVLSGHTHAGQIFPFSLLVKLAQTYLHGLYKHSPTTQIYVSSGAGYWGIPLRFLAPSEIAYLRLLPKNQA
- the hsrA gene encoding response regulator-like transcription factor HsrA, with amino-acid sequence MRVLLIEKNSVLGGEIEKGLNVKGFMADVTESLEDGEYLMDIRNYDLVMVSDKNALSFVSRIKEKHSSIVVLVSSDNPTSEEEVHAFEQGADDYIAKPYRSIKALVARIEARLRFWGSNVIEIGDLTISPDEEKIIYKGREVEVKGKPFEVLTHLARHRDQIVSKEQLLDAIWEEPEMVTPNVIEVAINQIRQKMDKPLGISTVETVRRRGYRFCYPKPACEE
- the rbfA gene encoding 30S ribosome-binding factor RbfA, which encodes MNAHKERLESNLLELLQEALASLNDSELNSLSVTKVECSKGKHHALVFVLSSDHKILSKLKKAEGLIRQFVLQASGWFKCPKLSFVSDNSLEKQLRLDAIFNEIAKGKGND
- the rimP gene encoding ribosome maturation factor RimP translates to MTKKIEEKIEGVIESLGYLLYDVSLVKENEQHVLRVSLKNLNGAVSLDICQQVSEIISPLLDVCDFIQDAYILEVSSMGLERTLKNPKHFKLSLGEKVEVKLINKESFQAILKDANDLSADFELENHAIKSVEYKDLKKVKTLFEW